The following are encoded in a window of Arcobacter arenosus genomic DNA:
- a CDS encoding RluA family pseudouridine synthase has product MPFTLKKFDAIKNKKIQIFMLQDLGYKPRSANRLISRARVFDSNHVPYKINELIREDSIYIALFEGVSRGLKPLHIFKDFAIFDKPSNLMIHPISKNTPYSLLDEIRYHLGENANQAHRIDAETSGLVLVGKNEKVTNKLATMFENKEYKKSYLAIVEGKIEKEQTIDKNLKKEGKAIGVRMTTCEKDEGKESITHIKPLKYNEKKDITLVEVTPITGRQHQIRVHLYSIGHKILGDPIYGIDDDIAEDYLNKKLSDEDRIKASKSHRLWLQANYLEFTYDKVIYKIYSKNKDIYNEFSSLRS; this is encoded by the coding sequence TTGCCGTTTACTTTAAAGAAATTTGATGCTATAAAAAATAAAAAAATACAAATATTTATGTTGCAAGATTTGGGCTACAAGCCCCGTTCTGCCAATCGTTTGATATCAAGAGCAAGAGTTTTTGATTCAAATCATGTCCCTTACAAAATCAATGAATTAATAAGAGAAGATAGCATTTACATAGCACTTTTTGAGGGGGTTTCTAGAGGTTTAAAACCTTTACATATTTTTAAGGATTTTGCAATTTTTGATAAGCCTTCAAACTTGATGATTCATCCTATATCAAAGAACACTCCTTACTCTCTTTTGGATGAGATTAGGTATCATTTAGGAGAGAATGCAAACCAAGCTCATAGAATAGATGCAGAAACTTCAGGCTTAGTATTAGTGGGTAAAAATGAGAAGGTTACAAATAAACTTGCAACAATGTTTGAAAACAAAGAGTATAAAAAATCATATCTTGCAATAGTTGAAGGGAAAATTGAAAAAGAACAAACAATTGATAAAAATCTAAAAAAAGAGGGGAAAGCTATTGGTGTTAGGATGACTACTTGTGAAAAAGATGAGGGTAAAGAGTCAATAACACACATTAAACCTTTAAAATACAATGAAAAAAAAGATATTACATTAGTTGAAGTTACACCTATAACGGGCAGACAACATCAAATAAGAGTACATTTATACTCAATTGGGCATAAAATATTAGGAGACCCAATTTATGGAATAGATGATGATATAGCAGAAGATTATCTAAATAAAAAACTTAGTGATGAAGATAGAATTAAAGCTTCTAAATCCCATAGGTTATGGTTGCAAGCAAATTATCTTGAATTTACTTACGATAAAGTGATTTATAAAATTTATTCAAAAAATAAAGATATATATAATGAGTTTAGCTCTTTAAGAAGCTAA
- a CDS encoding nitrogen fixation protein NifQ, translated as MSEFEIMEVEVLSLLQRNADDDYAKNTLAPWIAKTSLRMGHLYSDLGLISRKEMNRLMTNNFASLAKIKPKDVRWKKYLYDSIGKTAPACATCRDISNCFNCELAS; from the coding sequence ATGAGCGAATTTGAAATTATGGAAGTAGAAGTATTAAGTTTACTTCAAAGAAATGCAGACGATGATTATGCAAAAAATACACTTGCACCGTGGATTGCAAAAACATCATTAAGAATGGGGCACTTATACTCAGACTTAGGATTAATTAGCAGAAAAGAGATGAACAGGCTTATGACTAATAACTTTGCATCTTTAGCTAAAATCAAACCAAAAGATGTAAGATGGAAAAAATACCTTTATGACTCAATTGGTAAAACAGCTCCAGCTTGTGCAACTTGTAGAGATATATCAAATTGTTTTAATTGTGAGTTAGCTTCTTAA
- a CDS encoding leucine-rich repeat domain-containing protein — protein MSDIDDFVRWVRTNRLESTISTNDDDIFMMTHLDLTKKKIRELPESIHVLKSLSVLKLSNNRLSKLPDSIGQLKNLKNLQCENNLIEKLPPSIGNLEKLMILNLNGNRLETLPEELYNLKALTRLTLAANKINKLSPSLGNLTKLLYLSLDTNELKELPDSFSNMKTLYYLDLSFNHLSYLPESISAIDELETLLLEGNHLKNLPSLESHDMLIKLDLSDNNLKSLDFNVSKLEDLKIFILDNNDLEYLPDEICQLKKLTSLSVSSNSLIKLPNNLGNLEKLEELDIEDNNIESLPDSIEELMNLKNLYIGGNKDLSRPLGMDLEYCDVV, from the coding sequence ATGAGTGATATTGATGATTTTGTAAGATGGGTAAGAACTAATAGATTAGAATCTACCATTTCAACAAATGATGATGATATATTTATGATGACCCATCTAGATTTGACTAAAAAAAAGATTCGTGAATTGCCTGAATCAATTCATGTTTTAAAATCTTTGAGTGTATTAAAACTTTCAAATAATAGACTTTCTAAGCTTCCTGATTCAATTGGACAATTAAAAAATCTAAAAAACCTTCAATGTGAAAACAATCTTATTGAAAAACTACCTCCATCTATTGGAAATTTAGAAAAATTGATGATTTTAAATCTAAATGGTAATAGATTAGAAACTTTGCCTGAAGAGCTTTATAATCTAAAAGCACTTACACGACTAACTTTAGCAGCTAATAAAATCAATAAATTAAGTCCAAGTTTAGGCAATCTTACAAAACTATTATATTTATCATTGGATACTAATGAATTAAAAGAGCTACCCGACTCTTTTTCAAATATGAAAACTTTATATTATTTAGATTTGTCATTTAACCACTTAAGTTATCTTCCAGAGTCAATTTCAGCAATTGATGAGCTTGAAACATTGCTTCTTGAAGGTAATCATTTAAAAAATTTACCCTCATTGGAATCTCACGATATGTTAATAAAACTTGATTTAAGTGATAACAACCTCAAATCATTGGATTTTAATGTTAGTAAATTAGAAGATTTAAAGATATTTATTTTAGATAATAATGACCTTGAATACTTGCCAGATGAGATTTGTCAATTAAAAAAATTAACAAGTTTAAGTGTTAGTTCTAATTCTTTAATCAAGTTACCTAATAATTTAGGAAATCTTGAAAAGCTTGAAGAATTGGATATTGAGGACAACAATATTGAAAGTTTGCCAGATTCAATTGAAGAATTGATGAATCTAAAAAACCTTTATATTGGTGGAAATAAAGATTTATCAAGACCTTTAGGAATGGATCTTGAATATTGTGATGTAGTTTAA